Within Populus trichocarpa isolate Nisqually-1 chromosome 6, P.trichocarpa_v4.1, whole genome shotgun sequence, the genomic segment ggccctgaaattaacgaccatgtaaacctccagtggctatcatataagcaaccacagggctcgaaccttaGACCACAGAGAGAACAAACCTGATCCCAAACTCTAATcactgggtcaccacctagatggttcaaTACTATCCTATTTGATCAATTGACAACTCGATACATCAATCAGTAACTCATTCTATAAGTTTTCTGCACGGTAAAAGTAATTATTCTTCATGATTAACTCTCTTCATGCGGCTGTTTTATGCAATCAAGGTGTGTAAATACTTTAGATCACTAGATAACAACAATAAACCATGATACAATAACACACACAACAATCACAACTTACACTCTTTTATGTTCTTTGCTatgcattattttctttatattatttactAACCCAAGTGTCGGAGGGTACTCTATTCcaataaaatacttattttataagaatttgtgagatacaaatccagtctagaaaaaaaatcattcaaaaccCATTATAAATACAAATCCACTCTCTTATGCGGTGCTTAGCATGGAACAGGACTTCCAACAAGACATTCTAGTTCGATGCAAGGTCCAGAAGGCTTTAGTCTGTCTGCATAATAGAAGAAGGTAGCCATTCTCGATCGCAAATTCCACCCTAGCCTCCCCATGGTTTGAACACGAGCCCTTCAAATAGAAATCCAAGTCCTAACTCTGTAATCAGTTTCTATGGTCTTAATAAGTTGGGAACCTAAAGGCCCCTTTCATCACAAGACAAATAGCCAGAGGAATTATCAGGAGACGAACTGTTGGTTCAACACGTATAAATTGGTCAAGAAAACCCATATACGTATAAAGTTAACACACTTTCTACaagaaatattgagaaaaagaaaaagaaaagaagaacattCAATACTTAAAAGTTGTATTATTTAGGCTGCCAAACAACATAAAAGGTCGTAACTTGAGGGGGAAAGTCAGACGATCCTCGTGAATACTACTATACTTCCCTTTACACATAAGAAGATCTTATCAGATTACCCGCTGAAGTGGGGCTGAATCAGTttcataaattgaaataaaagatttgTGATTGCAAAAAGAATTAATCTACCTTAATGTTTCCAACCACTAACGTTTCACACAAAAGCATCCatcaaaaagatcaaaacaatTTCTGTGAATATTTTCACTTCTAGAGTAGTTCGTGACAGCCAGCAAAGAAGATAATTATGTTGATCATATCAAAGATATAAACCTTGAGCAAACTTGTATAAGAActtcaaaacttgaaaacaCTTGCCAGGTTTGACCAATTGTGCTTTATCTTTCTGCACTTGAGACAGAAAAGAACCTATTTCTTGGAAGACTACTTCTTTTTGGTGGTTTCCATCAATCTGTAATGTAAGATGAAGCAACATACAAAAATTACTGACGCAAATCTACAGAATAAGTGGgagaaatacaataaaaaaaaattgaaattacctTGACAATAATGTTTGAGCATGTGGATATTCAGcatttttcttgtatatttcAAGACGTGCCTTTACCTGAAGACAAGTTGAAAAGTACCAAATACGCATGGCATATTAGTTtatagatggaaaaaaaaagttcaagttTCCAAACAGATACAAAACTTGTGTAAAGTGCTTCTTAAAGAAacaagcttctttttttctgaagttagaaggggaaaaaaaatctcttgGGACGCTGCTATACAGAGCATATACAAATGCATATGATCTTAGGCACAAACAATTAAACAGAAAGGTATTTCTCAACTCTCAATAGTACATATCACAGTAGAATGATGAGCAAAGAACAACAGTGACAGAGGGCATTCCTTTTCTTCAGTGTCATCTGGATAGGTTATAAGTTTTGCTTTAAGTTCAGTCTCTGGGGGGGAATTTTTCACGTGGTAAATCTTTCCTGTCACTGGGTCTAGCCTTCTACCAACACATCTGTCAATCAGAATTCCATCAGGAACCTGAgtattaaaagatatatttcatGAATATCAAGGGCACAGAGAGTTTGAGTTAGAAAATGTTTAATGCAAACTAAGGCATTATCGCAGAGAACCATCTCCATTCATTAGAGCGTTCAACGTTTAAAACATCCACTACATAGGAGAAATATTGAAGAGAAATACCACAGATGTAAAACCAATGTTGGCCTTCAAAGCATGTGATTCATAGAAAAACTAACTACAGAAGGTTCAAATACAACATAGAATTTTGGAATTATCCTAGTAGCTTTTATGTCAGTTTTTATAGCACAGAAGCGTACATGCATTTTGATGAACATGTacggaaattttgtttcctgtGAAAATATTGGATTATTCACCAATGATTTGGAGTAAACGAATTCCTAATAACCTCATCGGAAGCTGAGCAATATCACTTTCTGACATAATCATAAGCAAAGATAgcattattattcaatttatgtACATCCAATACAACATAGATAACTGGCCTGACATTCAATTTCTCAAGACTTTCTGCTTGGGCAGAACTATGCGGATAGCCATCTAGAAGCCACCATGTTTCCTTTTCATCATCATATGATAATAGCGATGTCAGCATCTACAAAGTGAAACAATTCATTCCTTACGTACCTGACAAAGGAAATGATAACAAAGTAGGAGCTAGTTA encodes:
- the LOC7455660 gene encoding adenylate kinase 5, chloroplastic, giving the protein MISGAPASGKGTQCELIVKKFGSVHISTGDLLRAEVSAGTEIGNKAKEFMNAARLVPDEIVTAMLTSLLSYDDEKETWWLLDGYPHSSAQAESLEKLNVKARLEIYKKNAEYPHAQTLLSRLMETTKKK